The genomic window ACGAAAGGAACCCACTCACTGTGAGCAGCAACGACGAGATCCGCGCCGGTCTGGCCGAGATCCTCGAGGAGATCGCGGACGTCTCCAAGGAGGACGTGGCGGACGACAAGTCCTTCACCGACGACCTGGACGTGGACTCGCTGTCCATGGTCGAGGTGGTTGTCGCCGCGGAGGAGAAGTTCGGGGTCAAGATCCCGGACGACGACGTGCAGGGCCTGAAGACCGTGGGCGACGCGGTGGCCTACATCTCGCAGGCGCAGGCCTGAGCTCATGACCGAGCGCCCCTCCGCTAAGGTCTCCGCCGCTTCGGCGCCCACCGGCTCCGGGGCGAAGGTCGAGGTACTCGTCACCGGGCTGGGTGCGACCACCCCGCTCGGTGGCGACACCGCTACTACCTGGCAAGCCATGCTCGACGGCCGGTCCGGCGTGAAGACGCTGACCGAGGACTGGGCCGCCGAGATGCCGGTGCGGATCGCCGCCCGGCTCGCGGTCGAGCCCACCGAGGTCATCGAGCGCGTCAAGGCGCGCCGGATGGACCGCGTCCAGCAGGTCGCGGTCGTCGCGGCCCGCGAGGCGTGGGCCGACGCCGGTGCCCCTGAAGTCGATCCGGAGCGACTCGCCGTTGTGGTCGGCTCCGGCATCGGTGGTGCGCTGACGCTGCTCGGCCAGTGGGACATCCTGCGGGAAAAGGGCCCTCGCCGGGTCTCCCCGCTCACCGTCCCGATGCTGATGCCGAACGGCCCGGCCGCCGTGGTCGGGCTCGAGCTCGGCGCGCAGGCGGCCGTCCGCGCCCCGGTCAGCGCGTGCGCGACCGGCGCCGAGGCGATCGCGATGGGCCTGGAGCTCATCCGCTCCGGCAAGGCGGACGTCGTCCTGGCCGGTGGCGCCGAAGCCTGCATCCACCCGCTGCCGATGGCCGGCTTCGCCGCCATGCGTGCGATGTCGACGCGGAACGACGAGCCGCACCGCGCGTCGCGTCCGTTCGACAAGGCCCGGGACGGTTTTGTCCTGGGTGAGGGCGGCGGCATGGTCGTCCTGGAGCGTGCCGACTTCGCCCGCGCGCGTGGACGCTCCGGGTACGCGGTGCTCGCCGGTGCGGGCATCACCGCCGACGGTTACGACATCGTGCAGCCGGATCCCTCGGGTACCGGGCAGGCGCGTGCCGTCCGCGAGGCACTCGAGGACGGCGACCTGACCGGCGCCGACATCCAGCACGTCAACGGCCACTCGACGTCGACCCCGGCCGGCGACATGGGTGAGCTGAAGGCGCTGCAGACCGCGATCGGCGACCACCCGGTCGTCACCGCGACGAAGTCGATGACCGGGCACCTGCTCGGCGCGGCCGGAGCGGTGGAAGCCATCGCTACCGTCCTCGCGATCCGGGACGGCGTCGTGCCGCCCACGATCAACCTCGAGGACCCGGACGACGAGGTCTGCCTGGACATCGCCGCCAACACGGCGCGGAAGATGAACATCACCGCCGCAGTCAACGACTCGTTCGGCTTCGGCGGCCACAACGTCGCGCTGGCGTTCCGCGCGATCTGACCCACGCGGATTGCGGTCGGAAGGGCTATAACCCTTCCGAACGCAATCCGCTTCAGCAGGCGCTGCGGGGCAGGCCGCTCACCGGGACCGGGGAGCGGCCAGGCGCTTTTGCCTTGCCGGCGAGTACGGCGGCGAGGGCCTTCATCGACGCCTCGACGTTGCCGTAGGTCGCCAGCAGCGTCGGCGACTTCGCGGATGCGAGCAGGTACGGGGTGTCCGTCGCCACCGTCACCGTCGCCGGTCGAAGGTCCGCAGGCTCGTCCAGGTACCCGGTCAGGTGGATCGAGTCCCCACCGCCGCCGACCCGCACGCCCTGTTTTCCGAGCGCCGCGGTCAGGGCCTCCCGCGCCTCGGCCGAGCCACCGGTGATCGTCACCGGCCCCTCGACGAGCGCACCGTCGCACTTCCCGCGCAACACCGTCACGGCCTTCGCGGCGGCCTCGTCCACCACGGCCTGGTGCTCCGGCGACTTCAGCGACGACAGCGCAGGCGCCGCCGGCCGGGACGTCAGCTTGACGGTCAGCACCCGGGTGACCGCCTCCACCGCCCGTTCCCGGGGCAGGCGTCCGGACTTCAGCGCGGTCAGCAGGGCCTGCTGCGCGGCCGCGACGTTCGGGGGTAACAGCAGCAGGTCGTTCCCGGCCAGCACCGCCCGCACCGCCACCTCACCCGGCGAGTACTTGTCAGTCAGCGCCTTCATGTCCAGGCCGTCGGTCACCACCATCCCGGTGAACTTCAGCTCGCCGCGCAGCACGTCGGTGAGCACCTTGTGGCTCAGCGACGCCGGTGTCCCCGGGTCGATCGCCCGCGCGTCCAGGTGGCCGGACATCACGATCTCGCTGCCCGCGTCGATCCCGGCCCGGAACGGCGCCAGGTCCTCGCGCTCCAGCGACGCCCGATCCTGGCCCAGGACCGGGATCGCCTCGTGGCTGTCGACGTCGGTGTGCCCGTGGCCGGGGAAGTGCTTGAGCGCGGTCGCGATCCCGGCGCGTTCGTAACCTTTCACCGACGCCGCGACGTGGCGCGAGACCGCCGTCGGATCGGCGCCGTACGAGCGGGACCCGATCACGGTGTTGCCCGGTCCGCCGATCACGTCGGCGTCCGGGGCGAAGTCCACGTGGATGCCGAGCGCGGCCAGCTCGGTGCCGGACACGTACGCGGCCTGTTCGGTCAGCTCCGGATCGTCGGCGGCACCGAACGCCATCGCGGTCGGCAGCCGGGTCACGCCGTCCCGGATCCGGGTGACCGTGCCGTGCTCCTGGTCGACGCCCACCATCAGCGGGACCCCGGCGGGCAGCGTCGCGGCGGTCTTCTGCAGCCCGTCGGTGAACCGCCGTACCTGGTCGGGCGACCCCACGTTGGACGCGGGGTTCGTGGCCGCGGTGGGGTCGCCGGCTGCCTTGCGCACCAGGATCACGCCGCCGAGCCGGTACTTCCGCACGATCTCGGACGGCGTCGCGGCTCCGGTGCGGGCCAGGTTGGCCTTCCGGGTCGCGTCGTCGACGTCGTCCACCTCGTCGCCGTAGACGAACGGCATCAGCATCTGGCCGACCAGGTCCACGTCGGCCAGCTGGGCCGCGATGGCTCTCGCCTGGGTGGCGGGATCCCCGGACGGCACGGCTAAGGACGGCGACGGCGACGGTGGCGCGGCTGAGCGTTCCGGGTCGGGGTCGGGCCCTGACCGCGCCACCCAGACGCCGCTGACGACCAGGCCGAGGACGACGACCCCGGCGATCGCCAGGACGAGCGGTCGGCGCGATCTTCCTGAGCCGGGACGGCCAGAACGGGTGAGAGGTAGCTGTGCGGTGCGGGGCACGGCCCCACCGTACTCACCCTGTCCTGTGCAGCCAGGTGACCGGAGCGCCGTCGCCGGCGTGGCGGTACGGCTCGAGTTCGAGGTCCCACTCGGCGGCGAGCAGCTTCTCCAGGCCGTGTGCGATCGCGTCCGGGCCGACCGCGGTGGCCAGCAGGCTCCGCAGCCGGTCCTCGGACACCATGATGTCGCCGTTGGCGCTCATCGCGCTGCGGTGCACGCCGCGGCCCGGCACGTGCATGATCCGCTCGCCGTCGACGCCGGGGCTGGGTTCCTCGGTGATCTCGAACCTGGTCATCGGCCACGCACGCAGCGCGGTGGCGATCTCGCCCGCGGTCCCCGGGCTACCGGTCCACTGGGACTCGGTACGCAGGGTCGTGGGATCGGCAGGTTGCGCCGTCCACTTCAGATTCACGGGCACGCCAAGG from Cryptosporangium aurantiacum includes these protein-coding regions:
- a CDS encoding acyl carrier protein, translated to MSSNDEIRAGLAEILEEIADVSKEDVADDKSFTDDLDVDSLSMVEVVVAAEEKFGVKIPDDDVQGLKTVGDAVAYISQAQA
- a CDS encoding beta-ketoacyl-[acyl-carrier-protein] synthase family protein, with translation MTERPSAKVSAASAPTGSGAKVEVLVTGLGATTPLGGDTATTWQAMLDGRSGVKTLTEDWAAEMPVRIAARLAVEPTEVIERVKARRMDRVQQVAVVAAREAWADAGAPEVDPERLAVVVGSGIGGALTLLGQWDILREKGPRRVSPLTVPMLMPNGPAAVVGLELGAQAAVRAPVSACATGAEAIAMGLELIRSGKADVVLAGGAEACIHPLPMAGFAAMRAMSTRNDEPHRASRPFDKARDGFVLGEGGGMVVLERADFARARGRSGYAVLAGAGITADGYDIVQPDPSGTGQARAVREALEDGDLTGADIQHVNGHSTSTPAGDMGELKALQTAIGDHPVVTATKSMTGHLLGAAGAVEAIATVLAIRDGVVPPTINLEDPDDEVCLDIAANTARKMNITAAVNDSFGFGGHNVALAFRAI
- a CDS encoding glycoside hydrolase family 3 N-terminal domain-containing protein, with amino-acid sequence MAIAGVVVLGLVVSGVWVARSGPDPDPERSAAPPSPSPSLAVPSGDPATQARAIAAQLADVDLVGQMLMPFVYGDEVDDVDDATRKANLARTGAATPSEIVRKYRLGGVILVRKAAGDPTAATNPASNVGSPDQVRRFTDGLQKTAATLPAGVPLMVGVDQEHGTVTRIRDGVTRLPTAMAFGAADDPELTEQAAYVSGTELAALGIHVDFAPDADVIGGPGNTVIGSRSYGADPTAVSRHVAASVKGYERAGIATALKHFPGHGHTDVDSHEAIPVLGQDRASLEREDLAPFRAGIDAGSEIVMSGHLDARAIDPGTPASLSHKVLTDVLRGELKFTGMVVTDGLDMKALTDKYSPGEVAVRAVLAGNDLLLLPPNVAAAQQALLTALKSGRLPRERAVEAVTRVLTVKLTSRPAAPALSSLKSPEHQAVVDEAAAKAVTVLRGKCDGALVEGPVTITGGSAEAREALTAALGKQGVRVGGGGDSIHLTGYLDEPADLRPATVTVATDTPYLLASAKSPTLLATYGNVEASMKALAAVLAGKAKAPGRSPVPVSGLPRSAC
- a CDS encoding DUF3145 domain-containing protein; this translates as MPARGVLYVHSCPPAVCPHVEWAVARVLGVPVNLKWTAQPADPTTLRTESQWTGSPGTAGEIATALRAWPMTRFEITEEPSPGVDGERIMHVPGRGVHRSAMSANGDIMVSEDRLRSLLATAVGPDAIAHGLEKLLAAEWDLELEPYRHAGDGAPVTWLHRTG